One genomic segment of Rhodothermales bacterium includes these proteins:
- a CDS encoding putative LPS assembly protein LptD yields MPARFPFLLGPLLAALLIAAPAHAQGADTLAVPVDSLGVVADTLVVPADTLLAPTDSLAVVPIDTVATVGFPRRAQPQPRGDGEGLDQPITFAARDSLVIVFADEGDTDGDLGTLFGEANVDYDDATLTASEIDLLFGREELRARGVPSDTGLVGQPSFVRGSESLTGREVAYNLSTGRGRIVGARTVIEDGYLLGGVVKQASERVVYAEDATYTTCELDHPHYGLRAGEMKIVDQEWVYTGPARLYLLGIPTPLWLPFGFFPAAEGRRSGPLPPTYGEDPDLGFYLRDLGWYWAISDYMDLQLRGALWSKGSFEVSPFYRYTKRYAYSGSLDLGYARLRRGESQDPTASVQTNVKIGWTHQQQLGPSASLNGNVNLASTGYLRAISDDFNDRVTQTTQSSIRFQKSWRGSGRSLSADLRQSQNLSSGRADLTFPSLSFRQSERFPLRRAGSSAVTQRWYERVSYSYSGTLQNTYSFAPDTSLAGSDGVSWLDGIFSYDDYRAATGDATRFTTNASHVVPVSASFALTRFPFTEAPFTLNLTPNVRYEEDWYTRTERVLTDDDGVAVYDSLGRIQRFNDDGFTAIRQVTAGVSASSEFYGTFPVRVGPLDGLRHVVRPSLGFSYSPDYSGGLFDYFESYTDSTGAVIEYPLVSGISARETRALSFRVSNVFQSRLARTDSTGEVQRRPLQLLTVDVASNYDLAADSLRLAPFNVTARTQVANLLNLNLGARYSPYAVNEAGRDIDRLYYKETGLPLRFLSMNLTATTSLRSGRSGERPTVSPRRSVPVYPDLLDDGTGLRPYDYRRRDLAYVDFAIPWSLSFDFNYRLDRNSDQSIRRTATLGTRFDFSLTPNWKVAGTSGYDFEEKEITTTSLSVLRDLHCWEMSFNWIPFGTYKSFGFSIYVKSGQLRDLLRFDVPKQDVRNRYGLAGL; encoded by the coding sequence TTGCCCGCCCGCTTCCCCTTCCTCCTCGGCCCGCTGCTGGCCGCGCTGCTCATCGCCGCCCCGGCGCACGCGCAGGGCGCGGACACGCTCGCCGTCCCTGTCGATTCGCTCGGCGTCGTGGCGGATACGCTCGTCGTCCCGGCCGATACGCTCTTGGCGCCGACCGATTCGCTGGCCGTCGTCCCGATCGACACCGTGGCAACGGTCGGCTTCCCCCGGCGGGCGCAGCCCCAGCCGCGCGGCGACGGCGAAGGGCTCGACCAGCCGATCACGTTCGCGGCCCGCGACTCGCTCGTCATCGTCTTCGCCGATGAGGGCGACACCGACGGCGACCTCGGCACGCTCTTCGGGGAGGCGAACGTGGACTACGACGACGCCACGCTCACGGCGTCAGAGATCGACCTGCTGTTCGGGCGCGAGGAGTTACGGGCGCGCGGCGTCCCCTCCGACACCGGGCTCGTCGGGCAGCCGAGCTTCGTGCGCGGGAGCGAGTCGCTGACGGGGCGCGAGGTGGCGTACAACCTCTCGACGGGGCGGGGCCGCATCGTCGGTGCGCGGACGGTGATCGAGGACGGGTACCTCCTTGGCGGCGTCGTGAAGCAGGCGAGCGAGCGCGTCGTCTACGCCGAGGACGCGACGTACACGACGTGCGAGCTGGACCACCCGCACTACGGGCTCCGCGCGGGCGAGATGAAGATCGTCGATCAGGAGTGGGTCTACACCGGTCCCGCGCGGCTCTACCTCCTCGGCATCCCGACGCCGCTGTGGCTCCCGTTCGGGTTCTTCCCCGCCGCCGAAGGCCGCCGCAGCGGGCCGCTCCCGCCGACTTACGGCGAGGACCCCGACCTCGGGTTCTACCTCCGCGACCTTGGCTGGTACTGGGCGATCTCCGACTACATGGACCTTCAGTTGCGCGGCGCGCTGTGGTCGAAGGGGAGCTTCGAGGTAAGCCCGTTCTACCGCTACACAAAGCGCTACGCCTACTCCGGCTCGCTCGACCTCGGCTACGCCCGGCTGCGGCGCGGCGAGTCGCAGGACCCGACGGCGAGCGTGCAAACGAACGTCAAAATCGGCTGGACGCACCAGCAGCAGCTCGGCCCGTCGGCCAGCCTCAACGGGAACGTCAACCTCGCCTCGACGGGCTACCTCCGCGCGATCTCCGACGACTTCAACGACCGCGTGACGCAGACGACGCAGTCGTCCATCCGCTTCCAGAAGAGCTGGCGCGGCAGCGGGCGCTCGCTCTCGGCCGACCTCCGCCAGAGCCAGAACCTCTCGTCGGGCCGCGCCGACCTCACGTTCCCCTCGCTCTCGTTCCGCCAGAGCGAGCGCTTCCCGCTGCGCCGCGCCGGCTCCAGCGCCGTCACGCAGCGGTGGTACGAGCGCGTGAGCTACTCCTACTCCGGCACGCTCCAGAACACGTACAGCTTCGCCCCCGACACCTCGCTCGCGGGCAGCGACGGCGTCTCGTGGCTCGACGGCATCTTCTCGTACGACGACTACCGCGCCGCCACCGGCGACGCCACGCGCTTCACCACGAACGCCTCCCACGTCGTCCCCGTCAGCGCGTCGTTCGCCCTCACCCGGTTCCCGTTCACCGAGGCGCCGTTCACGCTCAACCTCACGCCCAACGTCCGCTACGAGGAGGACTGGTACACCCGCACCGAGCGCGTCCTCACCGACGACGACGGCGTCGCCGTCTACGACAGCCTCGGCCGCATCCAGCGATTCAACGACGACGGCTTCACCGCGATTCGGCAGGTCACGGCCGGCGTCAGCGCGAGCAGCGAGTTCTACGGCACATTCCCGGTCCGCGTCGGCCCGCTCGACGGGCTCCGGCACGTCGTCCGGCCCAGCCTCGGGTTCTCGTACTCGCCCGACTACTCCGGCGGCCTCTTCGACTACTTCGAGAGCTACACCGACTCGACGGGCGCCGTCATCGAGTACCCGCTCGTGAGCGGGATCAGCGCGCGCGAGACGCGGGCGCTCTCGTTCCGCGTGAGCAACGTGTTCCAGTCCCGCCTCGCGCGGACCGACTCGACGGGCGAGGTGCAACGCCGCCCGCTCCAACTCCTCACCGTCGACGTCGCCTCGAACTACGACCTCGCCGCCGACTCGCTCCGACTCGCCCCGTTTAATGTGACGGCCCGGACGCAGGTGGCGAACCTGCTCAACCTCAACCTCGGTGCCCGATACTCGCCCTACGCCGTGAACGAGGCCGGGCGCGACATCGACCGGCTCTACTACAAAGAGACCGGGTTGCCGCTCCGCTTCCTCAGCATGAACCTCACCGCGACGACCTCGCTCCGCAGCGGGCGGAGCGGCGAGCGCCCCACGGTCTCGCCCCGCCGCTCGGTCCCCGTCTACCCCGACCTCCTCGACGACGGCACCGGCCTCCGCCCCTACGACTACCGGCGCCGCGACCTCGCCTACGTCGACTTCGCGATCCCGTGGTCGCTCTCGTTCGACTTCAACTACCGGCTCGACCGCAACAGTGACCAGAGCATCCGGCGGACGGCCACGCTCGGCACGCGGTTCGACTTCAGCCTCACGCCGAACTGGAAGGTCGCCGGCACGTCGGGCTACGACTTCGAGGAGAAGGAGATTACGACGACGAGCCTCTCCGTCCTCCGCGATCTCCACTGCTGGGAGATGAGCTTCAACTGGATCCCGTTCGGCACCTACAAATCGTTCGGCTTCTCGATCTACGTCAAGAGCGGCCAACTCCGCGACCTCCTCCGCTTCGACGTGCCGAAGCAAGACGTCCGCAACCGGTACGGGCTCGCCGGGCTATAG
- a CDS encoding BON domain-containing protein, whose protein sequence is MTPSSSSPDRVPNARLADVRALMATLKTRRDRTESDRRIATHVYIAFEKLGRTADVQGLHFYVFEGAVSVYGDVLTHEQRDRVLLDLAALPGVRRVADHLRVADRRPKRPFTIRPVALETEPTE, encoded by the coding sequence GTGACTCCCTCCTCCTCCTCGCCCGACCGCGTCCCCAACGCCCGCCTCGCGGACGTCCGGGCGCTGATGGCTACGCTCAAGACGCGGCGAGATCGGACGGAATCGGACAGGCGGATCGCGACCCACGTCTACATCGCGTTCGAGAAGCTCGGTCGCACGGCCGACGTGCAGGGCCTCCACTTCTACGTGTTCGAGGGCGCCGTGTCTGTTTATGGCGACGTGCTGACGCATGAACAGCGCGACCGCGTGCTCCTCGACCTCGCCGCGCTCCCCGGCGTCCGCCGCGTCGCCGACCACCTCCGCGTGGCCGACCGGCGCCCGAAGCGCCCGTTCACGATCCGCCCCGTTGCCCTCGAAACCGAGCCGACGGAGTAG
- a CDS encoding GNAT family N-acetyltransferase yields METLHKIDIRPGLDGLTPARIATLYRRAPLLRPTGDRAAIGRMFENSSLVLSAWMDDRLVGLARVLTDGVLFSFLCDLAVEPDVQGYGIGKKLIAEVLERCEGTQLVLRDSDISAGFYERLGFSRVQNGWMKQL; encoded by the coding sequence ATGGAAACGCTCCACAAAATCGACATCCGCCCCGGCCTCGACGGGCTGACGCCCGCGCGCATCGCCACACTTTACCGCCGCGCCCCGCTCCTGCGCCCGACCGGCGACCGCGCTGCGATCGGGCGGATGTTCGAGAACTCGTCGCTCGTGCTCTCGGCGTGGATGGACGACCGGCTCGTCGGCCTCGCCCGCGTCCTCACCGACGGCGTGCTGTTCTCGTTCCTCTGCGACCTCGCCGTGGAGCCGGACGTGCAGGGCTACGGGATCGGCAAAAAGCTGATTGCCGAGGTGCTGGAGCGGTGCGAGGGCACGCAACTCGTCCTGCGGGACTCGGACATCTCGGCGGGCTTCTACGAACGGCTCGGGTTCAGCCGGGTCCAGAACGGCTGGATGAAACAGCTCTGA
- a CDS encoding ABC transporter ATP-binding protein — protein sequence MEPEAGISLDRVTKRYGSLTAVDDVTLDVPRGSFFSLLGPSGCGKTTLLRMVAGFETPDAGRIAIAGRDVTGVPPQGRPTALVFQNYALFPTMTVGENVAYGLEVKKWKRARIRERVAEALGRVDLAGLEDRPVSKLSGGQQQRVALARALAVEPDVLLFDEPLSNLDLALREQTRRELKDLQRELGTTSLYVTHDQQEALALSDLIAVMDRGRIVEVGPPETLYITPETAYVARFLGGSNVIEDAALIAGLVPDEPRPDGYVLSVRPGELWTADEESADSVPARLLSRLYLGAYTEWTVEALGTELRVWMPPGAPVPDPLHVRASTHHWVRT from the coding sequence GTGGAACCGGAAGCCGGCATCTCGCTCGACCGCGTCACGAAGCGCTACGGCAGCCTCACGGCCGTCGATGACGTGACGCTCGACGTGCCGCGCGGGAGCTTCTTCTCGCTCCTCGGCCCGAGCGGCTGCGGGAAGACGACGCTGCTGCGGATGGTCGCGGGCTTCGAGACGCCGGACGCCGGGCGCATCGCGATCGCCGGGCGCGACGTGACGGGCGTGCCGCCGCAGGGCCGCCCGACGGCGCTCGTCTTCCAGAACTACGCCCTCTTCCCGACGATGACGGTGGGGGAGAACGTGGCCTACGGGCTCGAAGTGAAGAAGTGGAAGCGGGCGCGCATCCGCGAGCGCGTCGCCGAGGCGCTCGGCCGCGTGGACCTCGCGGGGCTCGAGGACCGGCCGGTGAGCAAGCTCTCGGGCGGGCAGCAGCAGCGCGTCGCCCTCGCGAGGGCACTCGCCGTCGAGCCCGACGTGCTCCTCTTCGACGAGCCGCTCTCGAACCTCGACCTCGCCCTCCGCGAGCAGACGCGCCGCGAATTGAAGGACCTCCAGCGCGAACTCGGCACGACGAGCCTCTACGTCACCCACGACCAGCAAGAGGCCCTCGCGCTCTCCGACCTCATCGCGGTGATGGACCGGGGGCGGATCGTGGAGGTCGGCCCGCCGGAGACGCTCTACATCACGCCGGAGACGGCTTACGTCGCGCGCTTCCTCGGCGGGAGCAACGTGATCGAGGACGCCGCGCTCATCGCCGGGCTCGTGCCGGACGAGCCGCGCCCCGACGGCTACGTGCTCTCGGTGCGGCCGGGCGAGCTGTGGACGGCGGACGAGGAGAGCGCCGACTCCGTGCCTGCGCGCCTCCTCAGTCGGCTCTACCTCGGAGCGTACACCGAGTGGACCGTCGAGGCGCTCGGGACCGAACTGCGGGTGTGGATGCCGCCCGGCGCGCCGGTGCCGGACCCGCTCCACGTCCGCGCCTCGACGCATCACTGGGTGCGGACGTAG
- the sucC gene encoding ADP-forming succinate--CoA ligase subunit beta → MKVHEYQAKEILGNYGVAVQHGRVAETVDDAVAAAEAMKAEGVGMWVVKAQIHAGGRGKGGGVKLAKTIDEVREKAEAILGMQLKTPQTGPEGQKVRKILITAAEDIAHEYYLGVTLDRGRQMDVIMASTEGGVEIEEVAEATPEKIVKVWVDPALGLQRFQAQYLARQLGFEGEQAKQAAKFVVQLYEAYQKSDATIAEINPLVLTEQGEVIALDAKIDLDDNALFRHPDLAAMRDDNEEDPLEVEAGKHSLNYIKLDGNVGCMVNGAGLAMGTMDLIKLAGGEPANFLDVGGTANAQTVEAGFRIILKDPNVEAVLVNIFGGIVRCDRVARGVVEAAKNVDIQVPLIVRLQGTNAEEGMEIIRNSGIEIESAIQLKEAAEKVTAALGK, encoded by the coding sequence ATGAAAGTCCACGAATACCAGGCGAAAGAGATTCTCGGAAACTACGGCGTCGCGGTCCAGCACGGGCGCGTCGCGGAGACCGTCGATGACGCTGTGGCAGCGGCCGAAGCCATGAAGGCGGAGGGCGTCGGGATGTGGGTCGTGAAGGCGCAGATCCACGCCGGCGGGCGCGGGAAGGGTGGCGGCGTCAAGCTCGCCAAAACCATCGACGAGGTGCGCGAGAAGGCCGAGGCCATTCTCGGGATGCAGCTCAAGACGCCGCAGACCGGCCCCGAGGGGCAGAAGGTCCGCAAAATCCTCATCACCGCCGCCGAGGACATCGCGCACGAGTACTACCTCGGCGTGACGCTCGACCGCGGGCGGCAGATGGACGTCATCATGGCCTCGACCGAGGGCGGCGTCGAGATCGAAGAGGTGGCCGAGGCCACGCCGGAGAAGATCGTGAAGGTGTGGGTTGATCCCGCGCTCGGGCTCCAGCGCTTCCAGGCGCAGTACCTCGCCCGCCAGCTCGGGTTCGAGGGCGAGCAGGCCAAGCAGGCCGCGAAGTTCGTCGTCCAGCTCTACGAGGCTTACCAGAAGAGCGATGCGACGATCGCCGAGATTAACCCGCTCGTGCTCACGGAGCAGGGCGAGGTCATCGCGCTCGACGCCAAGATCGACCTCGACGACAACGCGCTCTTCCGCCACCCCGACCTCGCGGCCATGCGCGACGACAACGAGGAGGACCCGCTCGAAGTCGAGGCCGGCAAGCACAGCCTGAACTACATCAAGCTCGACGGGAACGTCGGCTGCATGGTCAACGGCGCCGGCCTGGCGATGGGCACGATGGACCTCATCAAGCTCGCTGGCGGCGAGCCCGCCAACTTCCTCGACGTCGGCGGCACGGCGAACGCGCAGACGGTCGAGGCCGGCTTCCGCATCATCCTCAAAGACCCGAACGTCGAGGCCGTCCTCGTCAACATCTTCGGCGGGATCGTCCGGTGCGACCGCGTCGCGCGCGGCGTCGTCGAGGCGGCGAAGAACGTAGACATCCAGGTCCCGCTGATCGTTCGGTTGCAGGGCACGAACGCGGAGGAGGGGATGGAGATCATCCGCAACTCCGGCATCGAGATCGAGTCGGCGATCCAGCTCAAGGAGGCGGCCGAGAAGGTGACGGCCGCCCTCGGCAAATAA
- a CDS encoding LptF/LptG family permease — MTTFDRHIIARFLAATALLVGLLVVFFVVLDYLEYVDDFMDRGATTAEVFGTYYLNYIPEIVRLTSPLAVFLAAIYVTGRLAQSMQLVALHSSGVSLYRLMVPFLVVAVALTGFMFWFNGWIVPRTNAVVIEFQSEYYKKAPEQAQTSQIHRQNRPGSVLSVGFFDRRETQAYRVSLQDFEAEDGSPGAERLTQRLDASDMKWVDSLGVWRMRDVTLYTFRSDTTLRREIASLDTALQVLPRDLARTERDAERLTIPEAREYLDGLRRAGADRIGRPLVSYYGKFSYPMANLILVVIGVAMASMRRRGGQAVQFGIGLFIAFVYLALQKLSEPFGYAEAVAPIVVAWVPHALFAAFAVVLVWRVNR; from the coding sequence GTGACCACATTCGACCGCCACATCATCGCCCGATTTCTCGCTGCGACGGCCCTGCTCGTTGGGCTCCTCGTCGTGTTCTTCGTCGTGCTCGACTACCTCGAGTACGTCGACGACTTCATGGACCGGGGCGCGACGACGGCAGAAGTGTTCGGGACGTACTACCTCAACTACATCCCCGAGATCGTCCGCTTGACGAGCCCCCTCGCCGTCTTCCTCGCGGCGATCTACGTGACAGGCCGGCTCGCGCAGTCGATGCAACTCGTGGCGCTGCACTCCAGCGGTGTCTCGCTGTACCGGCTGATGGTGCCGTTCTTAGTCGTGGCGGTGGCGCTCACGGGGTTCATGTTCTGGTTCAACGGGTGGATCGTGCCGCGCACGAACGCGGTCGTGATCGAATTCCAGTCGGAGTACTACAAGAAAGCGCCCGAGCAGGCGCAGACGAGCCAGATCCACCGGCAGAACCGGCCCGGCTCCGTGCTCTCCGTCGGCTTCTTCGACCGGCGCGAGACCCAGGCGTACCGCGTCTCGCTGCAGGACTTCGAAGCCGAGGACGGCTCCCCCGGCGCCGAACGGCTCACCCAGCGCCTCGACGCCTCCGACATGAAATGGGTGGACTCGCTCGGCGTGTGGCGGATGCGCGACGTGACGCTCTACACCTTCCGCTCCGACACCACGCTCCGCCGCGAGATCGCCTCGCTCGACACCGCCCTCCAGGTCCTCCCCCGCGACCTCGCACGGACCGAGCGCGACGCCGAGCGCCTCACGATCCCCGAAGCGCGCGAGTACCTCGACGGCCTCCGCCGCGCCGGCGCCGACCGGATCGGCCGGCCGCTCGTGAGCTACTACGGGAAGTTCTCGTACCCGATGGCGAACCTCATCCTCGTCGTGATCGGCGTGGCCATGGCGTCGATGCGGCGGCGGGGCGGGCAGGCCGTGCAGTTCGGGATCGGGCTGTTCATCGCGTTCGTGTACCTCGCGCTGCAGAAGCTGAGCGAGCCGTTCGGCTACGCCGAGGCCGTCGCGCCGATCGTCGTGGCGTGGGTGCCGCACGCGCTCTTCGCCGCCTTCGCCGTCGTCCTCGTGTGGCGCGTCAATCGCTGA
- a CDS encoding DUF2784 domain-containing protein: protein MLYRFLADLVVVFHLAFVLFVVVGGLLVLRRPRLAWLHVPAAAWGALIEFAGWICPLTPLENRLRRLGGEAGYTGGFVEEYLLAVLYPSGLTRTHQFVLGALVLVLNLAVYAWLLRGRRQRGCG, encoded by the coding sequence ATGCTGTACCGATTCCTCGCCGATCTTGTCGTCGTTTTCCACCTCGCGTTCGTCCTGTTCGTCGTCGTGGGCGGCCTCCTCGTGCTGCGCCGACCCCGCCTCGCGTGGCTCCACGTCCCGGCGGCGGCGTGGGGCGCGCTCATCGAGTTCGCCGGGTGGATCTGCCCGCTGACGCCGCTGGAAAATCGGCTGCGGCGACTCGGCGGAGAGGCGGGATACACGGGCGGCTTCGTCGAGGAATACCTGCTGGCCGTGCTCTACCCGTCGGGGCTGACGCGGACGCACCAGTTCGTGCTCGGCGCACTCGTGCTCGTCCTCAACCTCGCTGTCTACGCCTGGCTGCTCCGAGGCCGACGTCAGAGAGGATGCGGATAG
- a CDS encoding prolyl oligopeptidase family serine peptidase has product MHRSRFVLAFLVFAAVPVAAQDVYQTPPPALAALVDAPPTPRVSLSPDRAQMLLMGRPSLPSIAELAEPELGLAGSRINPRTNGPSRSSSYNSLALQPVEAGAAERAVAGLPAAPRIRNVEWAPDGRHVAFTNDEADRIDLWLLDVSAGQAERLTTLAVNDAAGGTPFAWAPDSRSLLVHTVPADRGAAPEAPLAPTGPVVQENMGQEAPARTYQDLLTGPHDEALFEHYFDTEVVRVGLDRTVTPLGIRGLVSDAAPSPDGRYVLVERWHRPFSYLVPSGRFPNRITVHAADGALVEEIADLGLAEEVPVGYGSVPTGIRSLGWRADADATLYWTEALDGGDIRAEAAERDRVFLLDAPFDGEPVPLVTLPLRYGGVMWGDGFALVLDWFWNTRMQEVYLVDPDAPGAAPRRLLAYSWEDRYNDPGSPVMQSNGAGQYLVATADDGQSIFLSGEGASPDGNRPFLRKIDLASGETEELFRSEAPYYEDVVAAVDLDERTILTRRETAVEPPNYYLRDLDDDEAVQLTSFPHPYPELAEVQKETIQYERADGVPLSATLYLPAGYDAERDGPLPGFVWAYPQEFKSADAAGQRTDSPFQFKYVSYWGAVPWVTRGYAVFDDAAMPIVGEGDDEPNDAFVEQLVANAQAVIDEGVRRGVLDPDRVAVAGHSYGAFMTANLLAHSDLFRAGIARSGAYNRTLTPFGFQSEERTYWEAPEVYYTMSPFMHADAVDEPILLIHGAADNNSGTFPMQSERYFNALKGLGKTARLVMLPHESHGYRARASVLHMVWEMDRWLDTYVKNAAPSEAASSPEQPADTGE; this is encoded by the coding sequence ATGCATCGCTCTCGTTTCGTCCTCGCCTTCCTCGTCTTTGCCGCCGTGCCCGTCGCGGCGCAGGACGTGTATCAGACGCCGCCGCCCGCCCTCGCGGCGCTCGTCGACGCCCCGCCGACGCCGCGCGTCAGCCTCAGCCCGGACCGCGCGCAGATGCTGCTGATGGGCCGGCCGAGCCTCCCCTCGATTGCCGAGCTCGCTGAGCCGGAACTCGGCCTCGCGGGATCGCGGATCAACCCGCGCACGAACGGGCCGAGCCGCTCGTCGTCGTACAACAGTCTCGCGCTCCAGCCTGTCGAGGCCGGAGCGGCCGAGCGGGCCGTCGCCGGGCTCCCCGCCGCGCCGCGCATCCGCAATGTCGAGTGGGCACCGGACGGGCGGCACGTCGCGTTCACGAACGACGAGGCCGACCGGATCGATCTCTGGCTGCTCGACGTCAGCGCGGGGCAGGCGGAGCGCCTGACGACGCTCGCCGTCAACGATGCCGCCGGGGGCACGCCGTTCGCGTGGGCGCCGGACAGCCGCTCGCTCCTCGTCCACACCGTGCCGGCCGACCGGGGCGCCGCGCCCGAAGCGCCGCTCGCGCCGACGGGGCCGGTCGTGCAGGAGAACATGGGGCAGGAGGCCCCGGCGCGGACGTACCAGGACCTGCTGACAGGACCGCACGACGAGGCCCTCTTCGAGCACTACTTCGACACCGAGGTCGTCCGCGTCGGGCTCGACAGGACCGTGACGCCGCTCGGGATCCGCGGGCTCGTCAGCGACGCCGCGCCCTCGCCCGACGGGCGGTACGTCCTCGTCGAGCGGTGGCACCGACCGTTCTCGTACCTCGTCCCGAGCGGGCGCTTCCCCAACCGGATCACCGTCCACGCCGCCGACGGCGCACTCGTCGAAGAGATCGCCGATCTGGGGCTCGCCGAGGAAGTCCCCGTCGGCTACGGCTCCGTCCCGACCGGCATCCGCAGCCTCGGCTGGCGCGCCGACGCCGACGCCACGCTCTACTGGACGGAGGCGCTCGACGGCGGCGACATCCGCGCCGAGGCCGCCGAGCGCGACCGCGTCTTCCTCCTCGATGCGCCGTTCGACGGCGAGCCCGTGCCGCTCGTCACGCTCCCCCTCCGCTACGGCGGCGTGATGTGGGGCGACGGGTTCGCCCTCGTCCTCGACTGGTTCTGGAACACGCGGATGCAGGAGGTCTACCTCGTCGATCCCGACGCGCCCGGTGCCGCGCCGCGCCGGCTCCTCGCGTACTCGTGGGAGGACCGCTACAACGACCCCGGCTCTCCCGTCATGCAGTCGAACGGCGCGGGGCAATACCTCGTGGCGACGGCCGACGACGGGCAGAGCATCTTCCTCTCCGGCGAGGGCGCCTCGCCCGACGGCAACCGGCCGTTCCTGCGCAAGATCGACCTCGCGAGCGGCGAGACCGAAGAGCTGTTCCGCTCCGAAGCGCCGTACTACGAGGACGTCGTCGCAGCCGTCGACCTCGACGAGCGCACGATCCTGACGCGGCGCGAGACCGCGGTGGAGCCGCCGAACTACTACCTCCGCGACCTCGACGACGACGAGGCCGTCCAACTCACGAGCTTCCCGCACCCGTACCCCGAGCTCGCCGAAGTCCAGAAGGAAACGATCCAGTACGAGCGCGCCGACGGCGTCCCGCTCTCGGCCACGCTCTACCTCCCCGCCGGCTACGACGCCGAGCGCGACGGCCCGCTCCCCGGCTTCGTGTGGGCCTACCCGCAGGAGTTCAAGAGCGCCGACGCCGCCGGCCAGCGCACCGACTCCCCGTTCCAGTTCAAGTACGTGAGCTACTGGGGCGCCGTGCCGTGGGTGACGCGGGGCTACGCCGTTTTCGACGACGCCGCGATGCCGATCGTCGGCGAGGGCGACGACGAGCCGAACGACGCCTTCGTCGAGCAACTCGTCGCGAACGCGCAGGCCGTGATCGACGAGGGCGTGCGGCGCGGCGTGCTCGACCCCGACCGCGTGGCCGTCGCGGGCCACTCGTACGGCGCGTTCATGACGGCGAACCTGTTGGCTCACTCCGACCTCTTCCGCGCGGGGATTGCCCGAAGCGGGGCCTACAACCGGACGCTCACCCCGTTCGGCTTCCAGTCTGAGGAGCGAACGTACTGGGAAGCGCCCGAGGTCTACTACACCATGAGCCCGTTCATGCACGCCGACGCCGTCGACGAGCCGATCCTGCTCATCCACGGTGCCGCCGACAACAACTCGGGCACGTTCCCGATGCAGAGCGAGCGCTACTTCAACGCGCTCAAAGGGCTCGGCAAGACGGCGCGGCTCGTGATGCTCCCGCACGAGAGCCACGGCTACCGCGCCCGCGCCTCCGTCCTCCACATGGTCTGGGAGATGGACCGCTGGCTCGATACCTACGTCAAGAACGCGGCACCCTCCGAGGCCGCTTCATCCCCCGAGCAACCTGCCGATACCGGAGAGTGA
- a CDS encoding cupin domain-containing protein: MEPNTIQKVNLAAAFASFDERWSPRIAAELNGQHVKLAKLEGPFVWHRHEAEDELFLVVKGRLVIELRDGAVTLEPGEFVVVPRGVEHRPVAEEEVHLLLFEPAGTLNTGDVVNERTVPALARL, translated from the coding sequence ATGGAGCCTAACACGATTCAAAAAGTCAACCTCGCCGCCGCCTTCGCCTCGTTCGACGAGCGGTGGTCGCCGCGCATCGCGGCCGAGTTGAACGGGCAGCACGTCAAACTCGCGAAGCTGGAGGGGCCGTTCGTGTGGCACCGCCACGAGGCTGAGGACGAGCTGTTCCTCGTCGTGAAAGGGCGGCTCGTGATCGAGCTCCGCGACGGGGCCGTGACGCTGGAGCCGGGCGAGTTCGTCGTGGTCCCGCGCGGCGTCGAGCACCGGCCAGTCGCCGAGGAGGAAGTCCACCTCCTCCTCTTCGAGCCGGCGGGCACGCTGAACACGGGCGACGTCGTCAACGAGCGGACGGTGCCTGCGCTCGCGCGGTTGTAA
- a CDS encoding DUF3467 domain-containing protein, whose amino-acid sequence MSQDSETPKKEQQPQLNIELTEDVAEGTYSNLVMIAHSPEEFILDFIRVMPGVPKARVKSRIVVTPQHAKRLLGALEENISRYEASFGPIGEGGGAQPKFSFNIPGGEA is encoded by the coding sequence ATGAGCCAAGACTCCGAGACCCCGAAGAAAGAGCAGCAACCCCAACTCAACATCGAGCTGACGGAAGACGTCGCCGAGGGCACGTACTCCAACCTCGTGATGATCGCCCACTCGCCGGAGGAGTTCATCCTCGACTTCATCCGCGTGATGCCCGGCGTCCCGAAGGCGCGCGTGAAGAGCCGGATCGTGGTGACGCCGCAGCACGCGAAGCGGCTGCTCGGCGCGCTCGAAGAGAACATCTCCCGCTACGAGGCCAGCTTCGGCCCCATCGGCGAGGGCGGCGGCGCTCAGCCGAAGTTCTCGTTCAACATCCCCGGCGGCGAGGCATAG